One region of Eupeodes corollae chromosome 1, idEupCoro1.1, whole genome shotgun sequence genomic DNA includes:
- the LOC129950365 gene encoding uncharacterized protein LOC129950365, with protein MDLWTVEQLKAELLKRGLDTNGVKAVLFDRLKESDTDFASKKGQQSNSGQQSLMNIPRGADGDSFRFSVRDVEGLISKFSGDDTKVGTSFGGGRSVGSSSGGVNGSGASSKNSGQGYGKMSRGAGSLHCFNCGSSEHQRKECRSPTKCFRCSGTGHMSNNCPSVKPKETNAFSVINLKQIYVNGIPFKALIDSGAEITLIRKDSFVKLADTDLGKEKVNLVGLGSGKHSTLGSFEANMMIDNVKLMGIMHVVPDNFIRVDAIIGRVVMAQAKVVMVDGETTFYGKEDGNFIMNIDLDEKNDIEVPIQYEPRVKELISSYTPKAVSHCPITMTIALSDETPIYSTPRRLPINEAEVVKKQVDEWSKSGIIRPSCSPFTSRVVVVKKKGGAFRVCIDYRGINARTIRDGFPIPLIEIVLDNLEDDVIFITLDLKNGFFHVPMEEGSKKFTAFATEDGEWEFNFVPFGLKNGPAVFVRFITVVFRNLVKQKILRTFIDDLIISGKSCEVAAENGLVFNWAKCKFLQRKVTFLGHVVQNGTVSPSQEKIYAVSKFPEPTNLKKVQEFLGLTGFFRRFINSYSILAKPLTDLTKKNTKFVFAAPQRQAMATLKQALTSKPVLTIFRQGVYSEVHTDASQEGIGAILLQRSEDNQLHPVFYYSRKNSLSEQKWHSFVLETYAVYKELEKFRIYLLGTKFKVLTDCIAFRQTVNKKELPNAVKRWVLYMQDYDYEVEHRAGSRMAHVDSLSRSPAVFAVQQELLVRIQRAQNADSFIQAIKEVLKVKKYDDFGMREFYISQLKEKVQRRINNCVKCILANRKAGKQEGFLNQLDKGDKPFDTFHLDHIGPMDLTTKQYKYILTITDGFSKFMWIFPTKTVSAEETLRKIRELQQHFGNPKRFITDKGSAFCSKSFQDFCIDENIEHIAVTTGVPRGNGQAERSNRVVIEVLRRLSADSPEKWYKFVSRVQIAINSTLQRSIQRTPFEVLFGVPMRKKADVEVLEMVRLQLLKQHDDDREEIRFEVRQQIEKVQAENRKTFNRKRKEAVEYNIGDIVAIKRTQFGAGNKLFSDFLGPYSVVSKGRGGRYTVKKVADHEGPNNTTISCDYMKPWRIDSRLDVESDHSSEADEMQDGRM; from the exons atggatttaTGGACTGTGGAGCAGTTAAAAGCTGAGTTGCTCAAACGAGGGCTGGACACAAATGGTGTTAAAGCTGTCTTATTTGATCGACTTAAGGAATCGGACACAGATTTTGCTAGCAAAAAAGGCCAGCAATCAAATAGTGGTCAGCAGAGCCTTATGAATATTCCACGTGGTGCTGATGGTGATTCTTTTCGCTTTTCTGTTAGAGATGTGGAAGGCTTAATCTCGAAATTTAGTGGTGACGATA CCAAAGTTGGAACGAGTTTTGGTGGTGGTAGAAGTGTAGGGAGTAGTAGCGGTGGTGTTAACGGTTCGGGAGCGTCATCAAAAAATAGCGGGCAAGGTTACGGTAAAATGTCACGAGGTGCTGGTTCTCTGCATTGCTTCAATTGCGGTTCTTCTGAACATCAGAGGAAAGAATGCCGTTCTCCAACTAAGTGCTTTCGATGTAGCGGGACAGGCCACATGTCGAATAACTGTCCGTCGGTGAAACCTAAAGAGACTAATGCATTTTCcgtaattaatttgaaacaaatctATGTGAACGGGATTCCTTTTAAAGCATTAATAGATTCTGGTGCTGAAATTACTTTAATTCGAAAAGATAGTTTTGTAAAGCTGGCTGATACTGATCTAGGTAAAGAGAAGGTAAATTTAGTTGGTCTAGGTTCAGGAAAGCATAGTACTCTGGGTAGTTTTGAAGCTAATATGATGATCGACAATGTTAAGCTGATGGGTATTATGCACGTAGTTCCAGACAACTTCATTCGCGTCGATGCAATAATCGGGCGTGTTGTTATGGCACAAGCTAAGGTGGTCATGGTTGATGGAGAGACGACATTTTATGGTAAAGAAGACGGGAATTTCATCATGAACATCGATTTAGATGAGAAAAACGATATTGAAGTCCCAATTCAATATGAGCCTCGAGTCAAGGAGCTCATTTCGAGTTACACGCCGAAAGCTGTAAGTCATTGTCCGATTACGATGACGATTGCGTTGAGTGATGAGACTCCTATCTATTCAACTCCACGACGTCTTCCAATCAATGAAGCTGAAGTTGTTAAGAAGCAGGTTGATGAGTGGAGTAAATCAGGAATAATTCGACCATCATGTTCACCTTTTACCAGCCGAGTCGTTGTAGTTAAAAAGAAGGGTGGTGCTTTCAGAGTATGTATCGACTACAGGGGAATCAACGCTAGGACAATAAGAGATGGATTTCCAATACCACTTATTGAGATCGTTTTGGATAATTTGGAAGACGACGTGATTTTTATAACGCTGGACCTAAAGAACGGGTTTTTTCATGTTCCCATGGAAGAAGGCAGCAAAAAATTCACTGCTTTTGCAACTGAAGACGGTGAATGGGAATTCAATTTTGTTCCTTTCGGTCTGAAAAATGGTCCCGCTGTTTTTGTGAGGTTTATCACAGTTGTTTTTCGCAATCTAGTAAAGCAGAAAATATTACGAACATTCATAGATGATCTCATAATATCTGGGAAAAGTTGTGAGGTTGCTGCAGAAAATGGGTTAGTTTTTAACTGGGCCAAATGTAAGTTCCTTCAGCGGAAAGTTACTTTCCTTGGACACGTTGTGCAAAATGGTACGGTAAGCCCATCTCAAGAAAAAATCTATGCCGTATCTAAATTTCCAGAGCCGACAAATCTAAAAAAGGTGCAAGAGTTTCTGGGGCTGACAGGCTTTTTTAGGCGGTTTATTAATTCCTATTCGATTTTGGCGAAACCCTTAACTGATCTAACTAAGAAAAataccaaatttgtttttgcagCTCCCCAACGACAAGCGATGGCAACATTGAAGCAAGCTTTGACCAGTAAGCCGGTACTTACCATCTTTCGTCAAGGTGTGTACAGCGAAGTACATACAGATGCCAGTCAGGAAGGCATAGGAGCGATTCTTCTGCAACGTAGTGAAGACAACCAGCTGCATCCTGTTTTTTACTACAGCAGGAAGAACAGCTTATCGGAGCAGAAGTGGCATAGTTTTGTGCTAGAGACTTACGCCGTCTACAAGGAACTAGAAAAATTTAGAATATACCTGTTAGGTACCAAGTTCAAAGTTTTAACTGACTGTATTGCGTTTCGTCAAACTGTGAATAAAAAGGAACTCCCAAACGCTGTGAAAAGATGGGTTTTATACATGCAAGATTACGACTATGAAGTTGAACACCGTGCTGGATCTAGGATGGCCCATGTGGATTCGCTGAGCCGTTCACCAGCTGTTTTTGCTGTACAGCAGGAGCTTTTGGTTCGCATACAAAGAGCACAGAACGCGGACAGCTTCATACAGGCAATAAAAGAAGTGCTTAAGGTAAAGAAGTATGACGATTTTGGAATGCGAG AGTTCTACATTTCTCAGTTGAaggaaaaagttcaaagacgCATCAATAATTGTGTCAAGTGTATACTGGCAAATAGGAAAGCGGGCAAGCAGGAAGGCTTTCTTAATCAGCTGGACAAAGGGGACAAACCATTCGATACGTTTCATCTCGACCACATCGGACCGATGGACCTAACAACAAAGCAGTATAAATATATCCTGACCATAACTGATGGATTTTCGAAATTTATGTGGATTTTCCCGACAAAGACGGTGTCAGCAGAGGAAACTTTGCGGAAAATTAGAGAGCTGCAGCAACATTTTGGAAACCCAAAGCGCTTCATAACCGATAAAGGGAGCGCGTTTTGTTCCAaaagttttcaagatttttgcaTTGATGAAAATATAGAACATATTGCTGTGACCACAGGCGTGCCGAGGGGAAATGGGCAAGCTGAACGCTCGAACCGCGTAGTGATTGAAGTTCTCAGGAGGTTATCAGCTGATTCACCAGAGAAATGGTACAAGTTTGTGTCGCGAGTACAAATTGCTATCAACAGTACGCTGCAACGGTCGATTCAACGCACACCATTCGAAGTGCTGTTCGGTGTTCCAATGAGGAAGAAGGCTGATGTTGAAGTCTTAGAGATGGTGAGGCTGCAGTTACTTAAGCAGCATGATGATGACAGAGAAGAAATACGCTTTGAAGTTCGACAGCAAATTGAGAAGGTACAAGCCGAgaatagaaaaacatttaatcGCAAAAGAAAGGAAGCGGTTGAATATAATATAGGGGATATTGTAGCTATTAAAAGAACACAATTTGGGGCGGGTAACAAACTCTTTTCTGATTTTCTAGGTCCATATTCAGTGGTCTCTAAAGGCAGAGGTGGACGTTATACAGTAAAGAAAGTCGCAGATCATGAAGGCCCCAACAACACTACCATCAGTTGCGACTACATGAAACCTTGGCGAATTGACAGCAGACTCGATGTTGAGAGTGACCATTCATCCGAGGCGGATGAAATGCAGGATGGCCGGATGTAG